A window of the Isosphaera pallida ATCC 43644 genome harbors these coding sequences:
- a CDS encoding TetR/AcrR family transcriptional regulator, translated as MKTPPQSELLAGERSVELATRSKSEETTRRIEQAAARLFAARGFAATSIRDIATAAGVTQPTLYYHFGSKEGLAKHILLGPIQRLHDELAGLLRRHDLDPAERIERMIALYLELGREDAVRTRFLCGVFFGPEECPIARELARMADELDDLIRQAVTRLAQEGWIDPRGVERFVLELRGVLTITLLDLVYRAAEHPKAVERLAIDLASDLIRAHRSLDAANPLSETSASVQIT; from the coding sequence ATGAAAACTCCCCCTCAAAGCGAACTTCTGGCCGGCGAGCGATCCGTCGAGTTGGCCACACGCTCCAAGAGCGAGGAGACGACGCGACGCATCGAGCAAGCCGCCGCCCGCCTGTTCGCGGCGCGGGGATTCGCCGCCACCTCGATTCGAGATATCGCCACAGCCGCCGGAGTCACCCAGCCGACGTTATACTACCATTTTGGCAGCAAGGAAGGTTTAGCCAAACACATCCTGTTAGGTCCGATTCAACGGTTGCACGATGAACTGGCCGGACTTCTGCGTCGCCATGATCTGGACCCCGCCGAGCGGATCGAGCGAATGATCGCGTTGTACCTCGAATTGGGTCGGGAGGACGCGGTTCGCACCCGCTTTCTGTGCGGTGTCTTCTTCGGTCCCGAGGAATGTCCCATCGCCCGCGAGTTGGCCCGCATGGCCGACGAGTTGGACGACTTGATTCGGCAAGCGGTCACGCGACTGGCCCAAGAGGGATGGATCGACCCGCGGGGCGTGGAACGGTTCGTCCTGGAGTTGCGCGGCGTTCTGACGATCACTCTGCTCGACTTGGTTTATCGAGCGGCTGAGCATCCCAAAGCGGTTGAACGCTTGGCGATCGACCTGGCCTCCGACTTGATACGGGCCCACCGTTCCTTGGACGCGGCGAACCCTCTTTCTGAAACGTCTGCTTCGGTCCAGATAACCTAA